The Salmo salar chromosome ssa04, Ssal_v3.1, whole genome shotgun sequence genomic sequence acagagggtggaagtgGAGGGCTCAATAATAAACATGAGGTTAGACAGATAGAGATGGCATCCAAGAAACAAACCACACAAAAGACACCAATCAAATGCAACGACATCTTCAAGCCTTTACCTGGACAAGACAAacctatcagaactgtgctgacaaaaggaatcgctggcattggaaaaacagtctctgtgcagaaggtcATCCTTGACTGGGCAgagggaaaagcaaatcaggacgtTCATTTCATGTTTCCTCTTCCTTTCCGTGATCTGAACCTGAAAAAGGACCAATACAGTCTGATGCAACTTCTTTCCCACTACTTCCCAGAGCTGAAAGAGATTGACAGCATTGAAGATGGTGAAACCAAAACTGTTTTCatttttgatggtctggatgagtgtcgaCTTCCTCTAGACTTCAAAAACAATGAGAAGTGCTGTGATGTCACGAAGCCAACCTCAGTGGACGTGCTGCTGACAAACCTCCTCGAggggaatctgcttccctctgctctcctctggataacctcAAGGCCTGCAGCAACCAATCAGATCCCTCCtgagtgtgttgaccaggtgacagaggtacgagggttcaatgatccacagaaggaggagtatttCAGGAAGAAAATCCCAGATCAGAATCTGGCCAATGATATCATCAAACACatgaagacatcaaggagcctccacatcatgtgccacatgccagtcttctgttggatatcAGCCACTGTCCTTGAGATGATACTGAAAGAGGCAGAGAAGGATGAAGTCCCCAAAACTCTGACCCAGATGTACTCACACTTCATGCTCATCCAAACCATTGTGAAGAACAAGAAGTACAACAAAGCAACAGAGACAAACCCAAAGGACCTGTCTCAGTCAGACAAAGAGATGATCCTGAAACTGGCAAAGCTGGCTTTCCAACAGCTGCAGAAGGGCAACCTGATCTTCTATGAGGAAGACCTGAGAGAGTGTGGCCTTGATGTCACAGAGGCATCAGTGTACTCAGCATTGTGTACAGAGATCTTTAAAGAAGAATCTGGGTTGTACCAAGAGAAGGTCTACAGCtttgtgcatctgagcattcaggagtttctagcAGCAGTGCATGCTTTAGAATCATGTCTGgacaagaaggaaaatgttttctcccccaataatgatgatggtgatgattacGATGCTGATGATTATGAGTATTACGATGATTTTGAGGATTACGATGATGAGTCAATCCAGTTGTCTGACTTACTCAGGAGCGCAGTGTACCAGGCCTTGAAGAGTGAGAATGgacacctggacctgttcctccgcttccttctgggtctctcactggagtccaatcagaatctGTTACGATGCCTTCTGACACAGACAGGATGTACGACAGAGACCAATGAGAAAACAGTTAAGAGAACAGTCGGGTACCTTTCATACAAGATCAAAAGAGAATCCTCACCAGAAAGGATCATCAACTTGtttcactgtctgaatgaactttgTGCCAACTCTCTAGTTGAAGACATGCAGACCTCCCTGCGATCAGGAACTCTTTCAGAAACAAGACTAGAACCTGACCAATGTTCAGCCCTGGCCTACCTGTTACTGATGTCAgaggaggtgctggaggagtttgacctgaagacatacaacacatcagaGGAAGGTTATCAGAGGTTGCTGCCGGTAGTTAAAACCTGCAAGAGAgcactgtaagttctgttattgaGTTGATGTATACAGTATCATTATAATGAAGGATTTGTATATCTAACAGattatctcctctctccagactggaTCGCTGTAAACTCACATATGAATCCTGTAAgactctggtctcagctctgcagacaccaaactccccctgagagaactggacctcagcaacaatgacctgggagacagaggagtggagctgctctgtgtTGGACTAACCAGTCCACTCTGCAACGTACAGACACTAGTGTGAGTTAAATATCTTTATATGAGTTATTATGTGGATGTttcaacctgttagggctagggggcagtatttacaccgccggataaaaaacgtacccgatttaatctggttaccactcctacccagtaactagaatatgcatatactttttacatatggatagaaaaccccctaaagtttctaaaactgtttgaatggtgtctgtgagtataacagaactcatttggcaggcaaaaaactgagaaggtttcatgtaggaagtggcctgtctgacaaggtgtcgtttttcttgtctctgtttattgaagagtgaggatcttagctgtcccgtgacacttcctacggctgccatagggtctcagaaggcggtaaaaagctgaatcgtggctttgcaggctctggctgaaaaaaagtagcgcgtttgggtagtggctggttacagtactgtgagactcaggctcgtgcctgcgtcgaccgaaagctttgtttactttcctctgtttagctaaatggacattccccggtcggaatattatcgctttttacgagaaaaatggcataaaaatggattttaaacagcggttgacatgctttgaa encodes the following:
- the LOC106590942 gene encoding NLR family CARD domain-containing protein 3-like, whose translation is MTQDTSSKSVQKPRAESPTTSLLSMKSDQPPAFSQEPFPDDNKEVESLDSEDPLKIPHNLLDRRSQTLLTVQQDIKAKLKHKYQHISEGIGHYGNQSLLKDIYTELYITEGGSGGLNNKHEVRQIEMASKKQTTQKTPIKCNDIFKPLPGQDKPIRTVLTKGIAGIGKTVSVQKVILDWAEGKANQDVHFMFPLPFRDLNLKKDQYSLMQLLSHYFPELKEIDSIEDGETKTVFIFDGLDECRLPLDFKNNEKCCDVTKPTSVDVLLTNLLEGNLLPSALLWITSRPAATNQIPPECVDQVTEVRGFNDPQKEEYFRKKIPDQNLANDIIKHMKTSRSLHIMCHMPVFCWISATVLEMILKEAEKDEVPKTLTQMYSHFMLIQTIVKNKKYNKATETNPKDLSQSDKEMILKLAKLAFQQLQKGNLIFYEEDLRECGLDVTEASVYSALCTEIFKEESGLYQEKVYSFVHLSIQEFLAAVHALESCLDKKENVFSPNNDDGDDYDADDYEYYDDFEDYDDESIQLSDLLRSAVYQALKSENGHLDLFLRFLLGLSLESNQNLLRCLLTQTGCTTETNEKTVKRTVGYLSYKIKRESSPERIINLFHCLNELCANSLVEDMQTSLRSGTLSETRLEPDQCSALAYLLLMSEEVLEEFDLKTYNTSEEGYQRLLPVVKTCKRALLDRCKLTYESCKTLVSALQTPNSP